The following are from one region of the Veillonella nakazawae genome:
- a CDS encoding multidrug effflux MFS transporter, with amino-acid sequence MTQENSAKVSFILVVFLGMLTAITPLATDLYLPALPIMPGELNTTASNIQMTIGIMTFGVALGQLFGGPISDTMGRKVPLIIGNLLCVISGLICAYAPSIEILLLGRFLQGLTGSVGVVIAKAIARDFASGQELTKLFAMLMMVNGLAPVLAPLVGGQLLLLTTWRVIFIILAVFSAILLLGSLLFRESLPKEKRVTGGLATAINNYFTLIKDKRFLGQSLIQFFAFGAFFAYISGSSFVYQNIFQLSAQKFSYLFGINSCGIILASAISGRVSNVVTSRQILTFSLWELTIGSLLFLVAMIFEWSLIPVTTILFFTVCTVSLFGSASFSMAMTNYGKMAGSASAILGFASMFAAGIVSPLVGIGGDHTGIPMGITMLVCAVLSLLCLYGLVEKE; translated from the coding sequence ATGACTCAAGAAAATTCTGCTAAGGTTTCCTTTATCTTGGTAGTATTCCTTGGCATGTTAACAGCTATTACACCGCTCGCAACAGATCTGTATTTACCGGCATTACCGATTATGCCTGGTGAATTAAATACAACAGCATCAAATATTCAAATGACCATTGGTATTATGACCTTTGGCGTTGCATTAGGCCAATTATTTGGTGGTCCTATTAGTGACACAATGGGGCGTAAGGTACCACTTATTATAGGCAATTTACTATGTGTTATTTCTGGCCTTATATGTGCCTATGCACCGAGTATCGAAATACTTTTACTAGGAAGATTTCTACAAGGTTTAACCGGATCTGTAGGCGTTGTAATTGCCAAAGCCATCGCTCGAGACTTTGCATCTGGTCAAGAACTGACTAAACTTTTTGCTATGCTCATGATGGTTAACGGACTCGCACCAGTCCTTGCACCTTTAGTAGGCGGTCAACTACTACTTCTTACCACATGGCGCGTTATCTTTATAATCTTAGCCGTATTCTCTGCTATTCTATTGCTAGGTTCTCTTCTTTTCCGTGAAAGCTTACCAAAGGAAAAACGCGTTACTGGCGGCCTTGCTACGGCTATAAATAACTACTTTACACTGATCAAAGATAAACGTTTCCTGGGACAATCTTTAATTCAATTCTTTGCTTTCGGCGCTTTCTTTGCCTATATCTCAGGTTCATCCTTTGTATACCAAAATATTTTCCAACTTTCAGCCCAGAAATTTAGTTATCTTTTTGGTATCAATAGTTGCGGCATTATCTTGGCCAGTGCCATTAGCGGACGAGTAAGTAATGTCGTAACATCTCGTCAAATACTTACATTCAGTCTATGGGAACTGACTATCGGCTCCTTACTATTCTTAGTAGCCATGATTTTTGAATGGTCTCTCATTCCTGTAACAACAATTCTATTCTTTACGGTGTGCACAGTTTCCTTATTCGGTTCCGCCTCCTTCTCTATGGCTATGACTAACTATGGAAAAATGGCAGGCAGTGCCTCTGCCATACTAGGCTTTGCAAGCATGTTTGCAGCAGGTATTGTATCACCATTAGTTGGTATAGGTGGGGATCATACGGGCATACCAATGGGGATTACAATGCTAGTATGTGCAGTGCTTTCCTTATTGTGCTTGTATGGTTTAGTAGAAAAAGAATAA
- a CDS encoding PepSY domain-containing protein, with amino-acid sequence MKYLIKGFVLAAIVVIGTATVSSVEAISSDEAVQSALARVPGATVANVTEFNRDYENGRLEYEGEIHYNGYEYDFEIDADTGTFTKWEVEQEAY; translated from the coding sequence ATGAAATATTTAATAAAAGGTTTTGTGTTAGCTGCAATTGTAGTAATCGGGACTGCTACGGTTTCTTCTGTAGAAGCTATTAGTTCTGATGAGGCTGTACAGAGTGCCTTAGCGCGTGTACCGGGTGCAACAGTTGCAAATGTAACTGAATTCAATCGTGATTATGAGAATGGCCGTTTAGAGTATGAAGGTGAAATACATTATAACGGTTATGAATATGATTTTGAAATTGATGCAGATACTGGAACCTTTACTAAATGGGAAGTAGAGCAAGAGGCTTATTAA
- a CDS encoding L-lactate permease yields the protein MSAITVLLALSPIIWLIVALSILKLPAWQATSVAAIGSFIIAITAFQSDPFIMVTGALEGAALAIWPILLVITAAIFVYNLVVHTKAMETIKTMLSSVTSDTRVLALLLAWGFGAFMEGMAGFGTAVAIPAAMMVAVGFDPLKSIIACLVANSVPTTFGSIGIPTTTLASLTSLDPSHLGTFISVQLFLLNLIAPFFVVMIIGGGVKALKGVFLVTLLSGLALAIPETIINAVMGPELSVISASIVIMAVIIICAKIMPPNDPAYAVKQTGEVPKVSGGEGLVAAMPFILIFVLLLLTSKLFPAINGPLASIKTSVPIYQGPGAKPYTFVWIATPGIMIFIAGIVGGFIQKAKAGEIFGTLGSTVKNLKFTYLTIITVVMTAKLMTYSGMTADIAKAMVAGTGSLYPLFAPIVGALGAFLTGSGTNSNVLFGPLQIAAAQGLDPTNFEDLGFWLAAVNSGAAGIGKMLSPQSIAISIGAVGPALKAYLENHKEINSEEAHNLEHEIEASVIMNSAFKYFLIFIVMHGCISFFGQHFIHEIHHFFF from the coding sequence ATGAGTGCTATCACCGTTCTATTAGCGCTATCTCCAATCATTTGGTTGATCGTAGCGTTATCCATCTTGAAATTACCAGCATGGCAAGCAACAAGTGTTGCTGCAATCGGTTCTTTCATCATCGCTATTACAGCATTCCAATCTGATCCATTTATTATGGTCACTGGTGCCCTTGAAGGTGCCGCTTTGGCAATCTGGCCAATCCTATTAGTTATTACAGCTGCTATCTTCGTTTATAACTTGGTAGTACATACGAAAGCAATGGAAACTATTAAAACAATGCTTTCTTCTGTAACATCTGATACTCGTGTACTTGCATTGTTACTTGCATGGGGCTTCGGTGCCTTCATGGAAGGTATGGCTGGCTTTGGTACTGCCGTTGCAATTCCAGCTGCTATGATGGTTGCCGTAGGTTTCGACCCACTAAAATCTATCATCGCATGTCTCGTTGCGAACTCCGTACCAACAACATTCGGCTCTATCGGTATTCCAACAACTACATTGGCATCCTTAACAAGCCTTGATCCAAGCCATTTAGGTACATTCATTTCCGTACAATTATTCTTACTTAACCTTATCGCTCCATTCTTCGTTGTTATGATCATTGGTGGCGGTGTCAAAGCGTTAAAAGGCGTATTCCTTGTTACATTGCTTTCCGGTTTAGCTTTAGCTATTCCTGAAACTATAATCAACGCAGTAATGGGTCCAGAATTATCCGTAATCTCTGCATCCATCGTTATCATGGCAGTTATCATTATCTGTGCAAAAATTATGCCTCCTAATGATCCTGCATACGCAGTTAAACAAACTGGCGAAGTTCCAAAAGTTTCTGGTGGTGAAGGCCTTGTAGCTGCAATGCCATTCATCTTAATCTTCGTATTATTGTTATTAACTTCCAAATTGTTCCCTGCAATTAATGGTCCTCTTGCGTCCATTAAAACATCTGTACCTATCTACCAAGGTCCTGGTGCAAAACCTTACACATTCGTATGGATTGCAACTCCTGGTATCATGATCTTCATCGCTGGTATTGTTGGTGGTTTCATCCAAAAAGCAAAAGCTGGCGAAATCTTCGGTACATTGGGTTCCACAGTTAAAAACTTGAAATTCACATACCTTACAATCATCACAGTTGTTATGACAGCTAAATTGATGACTTACTCTGGTATGACTGCAGATATTGCGAAAGCAATGGTTGCTGGTACAGGTTCCTTGTACCCTCTATTCGCTCCTATCGTAGGTGCGTTGGGTGCCTTCTTGACTGGTTCCGGTACAAACTCCAACGTATTGTTTGGCCCACTTCAAATCGCTGCAGCTCAAGGTTTAGATCCTACAAACTTCGAAGACCTTGGCTTCTGGTTGGCAGCAGTTAACTCCGGTGCAGCTGGTATCGGCAAAATGTTATCCCCACAATCCATCGCGATTTCTATTGGTGCCGTAGGTCCTGCTTTGAAAGCATACCTAGAAAACCATAAAGAAATTAATTCTGAAGAAGCTCACAACTTAGAACATGAAATCGAAGCAAGCGTTATCATGAACAGCGCATTCAAATACTTCTTGATCTTCATCGTTATGCATGGTTGTATCTCCTTCTTCGGTCAACATTTCATCCATGAAATTCACCACTTCTTCTTCTAA
- the brnQ gene encoding branched-chain amino acid transport system II carrier protein — MNGNDKLSARAYWAIGMMLFALFFGAGNLIFPAALGQHSGDNVGWALLGFILTGVGLPLLGVAAMGYSSCKDVEELASRVHPIYGLLYTISLYLSIGPMFATPRTGTVAYEIAIKPFTEGLSMNMEPIFLALFFGVSLWLSISPQKLVNRIGNILTPALLLVILLLIIKSFMTPLGGYAVPQPAYGDAPTAVLQGFLDGYNTMDALASVVFAILVIDFVRLSGATSRAVITKTVMEVGAIAVGLLGIVYVFIANIGATSVERFGLFDTGAPVLSVSANYLFGEFGQIILAIIVLLACLSTSIGLITSCGTYFHKLTPKISYKLYVVIFSVAAFGLSMFGLKTIISAAIPVLMLLYPLTIVIILLALLHNVFGGRRCVYAWTMAFTMISALMTGLETAGIAPAALEQLFTQYIPFQAAGMGWVSFAVLGFVVGLIHKGLVSENK, encoded by the coding sequence ATGAATGGTAATGATAAATTATCTGCCCGTGCCTATTGGGCTATAGGCATGATGTTATTCGCCCTATTCTTTGGGGCAGGGAACTTGATCTTCCCAGCGGCCTTAGGTCAACATTCTGGTGATAACGTAGGTTGGGCTTTGCTCGGCTTCATATTAACAGGTGTAGGCCTTCCACTATTAGGTGTTGCAGCGATGGGGTACTCCTCCTGTAAAGATGTTGAAGAACTTGCGAGCCGTGTTCATCCGATTTATGGCTTGTTGTACACAATTTCTCTTTACTTGAGTATCGGTCCAATGTTTGCGACGCCACGTACTGGTACTGTAGCTTATGAAATTGCAATTAAACCTTTCACAGAAGGTTTAAGCATGAATATGGAACCAATTTTCTTGGCATTATTCTTTGGTGTTTCTTTGTGGTTATCCATTAGTCCACAAAAGCTTGTTAATCGTATCGGTAATATTTTGACACCAGCATTACTACTTGTAATTCTGTTGTTAATTATTAAATCCTTTATGACTCCGCTAGGCGGCTATGCAGTGCCACAACCAGCTTATGGTGATGCACCTACAGCTGTGTTGCAAGGATTCTTGGACGGCTATAATACGATGGATGCGTTGGCTTCCGTAGTATTTGCTATTCTTGTAATCGACTTTGTTCGTCTTAGCGGCGCTACATCTCGTGCGGTTATTACAAAAACAGTAATGGAAGTAGGCGCTATTGCTGTAGGTCTTCTCGGTATTGTTTATGTATTTATCGCTAACATTGGTGCTACTAGTGTTGAACGTTTTGGTTTGTTTGATACAGGTGCTCCTGTGTTGTCCGTAAGTGCTAACTACTTGTTCGGTGAATTCGGTCAAATTATCTTGGCTATCATCGTTCTTCTAGCTTGCTTGTCTACAAGTATCGGTCTTATCACTTCTTGTGGTACGTACTTCCACAAGTTGACACCGAAGATTAGCTATAAATTATATGTAGTAATCTTCTCCGTAGCAGCATTTGGTCTTAGCATGTTCGGTTTGAAAACAATCATCAGTGCAGCGATTCCAGTGTTGATGCTCTTGTATCCGTTAACGATTGTAATCATCTTGTTGGCACTTCTTCACAATGTGTTCGGTGGTCGTCGTTGCGTATACGCATGGACAATGGCTTTCACAATGATCTCTGCACTTATGACTGGTCTTGAAACGGCAGGTATTGCACCTGCTGCATTGGAACAGCTCTTTACTCAATACATTCCATTCCAGGCTGCTGGGATGGGCTGGG
- a CDS encoding Ldh family oxidoreductase, which yields MADAKNTVLFPYETLKKLSMDAFQKFGFSEKEADIIQDVLLTSDLFGIQSHGMQRMVRYHKGITNGLIKIDAKPEIVKETPISAVIDGHDGMGQILGHMAMEMAIEKAKKSGVGIVSVRNSNHYGIAGYYAKMASDQGLIGFSCTNSEAIMVPVYARKAMLGSNPIAWTVPADPVDFFFDCSTTVVTRGKLEMYNKMGKATPDGWAVNKDGVPSTDAAEVLGNISRHEGGGILPLGGATEVLGGHKGYGNGMIAELFSSILSQGGTSNKCMVGGKSNICHGFMAINPEFFGDPAEIKKHFSQFLQELREAPKAAGQDRIYTHGEKEHESVEKVKAEGIPVLNGTMLEVQDLCNELGLDFKSYFGDYVPEAPATMFKGNY from the coding sequence ATGGCAGACGCAAAAAACACTGTGTTATTCCCTTATGAAACATTGAAAAAATTAAGCATGGACGCTTTCCAAAAATTCGGTTTCTCCGAAAAAGAAGCTGACATCATCCAAGACGTACTTTTGACTTCCGACTTGTTCGGTATTCAAAGCCATGGTATGCAACGTATGGTTCGTTACCACAAAGGTATCACTAATGGCTTGATCAAAATCGACGCAAAACCTGAAATCGTAAAAGAAACTCCAATTTCCGCAGTTATCGACGGTCATGACGGCATGGGCCAAATCTTGGGCCACATGGCTATGGAAATGGCTATCGAAAAAGCTAAAAAATCCGGTGTTGGTATCGTATCCGTACGTAACTCCAACCACTATGGTATCGCTGGTTACTATGCTAAAATGGCATCCGACCAAGGCTTAATCGGTTTCTCTTGTACAAACTCCGAAGCAATCATGGTTCCTGTATATGCTCGTAAAGCTATGCTTGGTTCTAACCCTATCGCTTGGACTGTACCTGCTGATCCTGTTGACTTCTTCTTCGATTGCTCCACTACAGTAGTAACTCGTGGTAAACTTGAAATGTACAACAAAATGGGCAAAGCTACTCCAGATGGTTGGGCTGTTAACAAAGACGGCGTTCCTTCCACTGATGCAGCTGAAGTATTGGGCAACATCTCCCGTCATGAAGGCGGCGGTATCCTTCCTTTAGGTGGTGCTACAGAAGTTCTTGGCGGCCACAAAGGTTATGGTAACGGCATGATTGCTGAATTATTCTCCTCCATCTTGTCCCAAGGCGGTACTTCCAACAAATGTATGGTTGGCGGTAAATCCAATATCTGCCACGGCTTCATGGCTATCAACCCTGAATTCTTCGGTGACCCAGCTGAAATCAAAAAACACTTCTCCCAATTCTTACAAGAATTACGTGAAGCTCCTAAAGCTGCTGGTCAAGACCGCATTTACACTCATGGTGAAAAAGAACATGAATCCGTTGAAAAAGTTAAAGCTGAAGGCATCCCTGTACTTAACGGTACAATGCTAGAAGTTCAAGATCTTTGCAATGAATTAGGTTTAGACTTCAAATCCTACTTCGGCGATTATGTACCAGAAGCTCCTGCTACAATGTTCAAAGGTAACTACTAA
- a CDS encoding molybdopterin-containing oxidoreductase family protein — MKEYKSVCPYDCPDACGLIVSVENNRVVSVRGNRDHAFTRGTLCPKMAHYEQVVHSPLRLQYPMKRIGKKGIGEDQYIRISWDEALDTIVNNFKETISTHGSESILRYSYAGTMGVIQSPAADYFFRRIGATDQDRGICSPAKQAGFRSVYGDTLAIKPQEAQHSDLIVLWGINATATDVHILHDVNIAKKNGARVWIIDTHKTYTFNQAHEHIYVKPGSDGALALGMLHIIHRDGLADIDFIKEHVQGYDQLVNDVLLDFTPEKASELCGVSVERMIEFAHAYAKAKAPFIRLGSGLSRYGNGAMNCRAINALPAVVGAWQYLGGGLLSSASGSKFVGKEVMQQAHVDAPAKRLMPMIKLGEMLTNPSGTAVHSLYVFSSNPAITAPDQNVVRKGLMRDDLFTVVHERFFTDTCKYADIVLPATTSVEHDDIYNSYGHYTIGTGYKLINPIGESRSNWQVISELAKRMGLTDEFFKHSERDLIDQIVSASHRISKDDQNLILQGEPVEMTLPENYKLDFKTPSGKIELYNPHDVEPLIRYLPPYGDSAPFWLIIGNDIRILDSSFCELEFDDPELMKLRINPKDAKVYNINDGDEVEIYNNRGSVKIKAYYDEEVQRGTLVTLGVWWQSQSSDPNVGINVLTADRPTDQGWGSTFYDVQVHIKKADI, encoded by the coding sequence TTGAAAGAATACAAATCAGTATGTCCTTATGATTGCCCAGATGCATGTGGTCTAATCGTATCGGTAGAGAACAATAGAGTAGTATCTGTTCGTGGTAATAGAGATCATGCTTTTACAAGAGGTACATTGTGCCCTAAAATGGCGCATTACGAACAAGTGGTTCATTCTCCATTGCGTTTACAGTACCCAATGAAACGGATTGGTAAAAAAGGAATCGGTGAAGACCAATATATACGTATCAGTTGGGATGAGGCATTAGATACCATTGTTAATAATTTTAAAGAAACTATTAGTACTCATGGCAGTGAAAGTATTTTGCGCTACTCCTATGCAGGTACGATGGGTGTGATTCAAAGCCCAGCAGCGGATTACTTTTTCCGCCGTATTGGTGCTACAGACCAGGACCGTGGTATTTGCTCCCCTGCAAAACAGGCAGGATTCCGCTCTGTTTATGGCGATACACTAGCCATTAAACCTCAAGAGGCACAACATAGTGATTTAATTGTTCTATGGGGCATTAATGCCACTGCTACTGATGTTCATATCTTACATGATGTAAACATAGCAAAAAAGAATGGCGCTCGAGTTTGGATTATTGATACTCATAAAACCTATACTTTTAATCAAGCTCATGAACATATTTACGTAAAACCTGGTAGTGATGGCGCCTTAGCGTTAGGTATGCTTCATATTATTCATCGAGACGGTTTAGCAGATATAGATTTTATTAAGGAACATGTACAAGGCTATGATCAGCTCGTAAACGATGTGTTGCTTGATTTTACACCGGAAAAAGCATCTGAACTTTGTGGCGTTTCCGTAGAACGTATGATTGAGTTTGCCCATGCCTATGCTAAAGCTAAGGCTCCATTTATACGTCTTGGCAGTGGGTTATCACGCTATGGGAATGGTGCTATGAACTGTCGTGCTATTAATGCATTACCTGCTGTAGTTGGAGCTTGGCAATATTTAGGCGGTGGCTTATTATCGAGTGCTAGTGGTAGTAAGTTTGTGGGCAAAGAAGTGATGCAACAGGCTCATGTGGATGCACCAGCAAAGCGATTGATGCCTATGATTAAACTAGGTGAAATGCTTACAAACCCATCAGGTACAGCTGTGCATAGTCTTTATGTATTCTCTAGTAATCCGGCTATAACAGCACCTGATCAAAATGTAGTGCGAAAAGGCTTGATGAGAGATGATTTATTTACGGTTGTTCACGAACGTTTCTTTACCGACACATGTAAATACGCCGATATTGTATTGCCCGCCACAACATCAGTAGAACATGACGATATATATAACTCCTATGGGCACTATACAATTGGAACGGGTTATAAATTAATCAATCCTATTGGCGAATCCCGCTCTAACTGGCAAGTGATTTCTGAATTAGCTAAACGTATGGGACTTACAGATGAATTCTTTAAGCATAGTGAACGAGATTTAATAGACCAAATTGTAAGTGCGTCGCACCGTATTTCTAAGGATGATCAAAATTTAATTCTCCAAGGTGAACCAGTAGAGATGACGTTGCCTGAAAATTATAAATTAGATTTTAAAACGCCATCTGGAAAGATTGAGTTATATAATCCACATGATGTGGAGCCACTAATTCGTTATTTACCGCCTTATGGAGATAGTGCACCATTCTGGCTTATTATCGGTAATGATATTCGCATTTTAGATTCTAGCTTCTGTGAGTTAGAGTTTGATGATCCTGAATTGATGAAACTACGCATCAATCCTAAAGATGCAAAAGTATATAACATTAATGATGGTGATGAAGTTGAAATCTACAATAATCGTGGTAGTGTAAAAATTAAAGCATACTACGATGAAGAGGTACAACGAGGTACATTGGTAACCCTTGGCGTATGGTGGCAATCACAATCTAGTGATCCTAATGTAGGTATTAATGTACTTACAGCAGACAGACCTACGGATCAAGGTTGGGGTAGTACATTCTATGATGTGCAAGTTCACATCAAAAAGGCGGATATTTAA